Proteins found in one Amycolatopsis umgeniensis genomic segment:
- a CDS encoding methionyl-tRNA formyltransferase: protein MRVAMFGYQTWGHRTLRALIDAGHDVALVVTHPKSDHAYEKIWADSVADLAEANGIRTLLRQRPDDAELLAELKEADLDLIVANNWRTWLPPEIFEMPRHGTLNVHDSLLPAYAGFSPLIWALINGEPEVGLTAHMMDADLDAGDIVLQRSVPVGSKDTTTDLFHRTVDLIAPITTDAIELIEKGDFTPVKQDRSKASFFHKRALEDSLIDWSWPADEIERLVRAQSDPYPNAFTYHRGKQLRVVRSSVSTGLYGGTPGRIFIREGEGVVIVAGPESRRGRSHGLLIERVRTEDGTELAANEYFRTMGGYLTTRP, encoded by the coding sequence ATGCGGGTCGCCATGTTCGGATACCAGACCTGGGGACACCGCACCCTGCGGGCGTTGATCGACGCGGGCCACGATGTCGCCCTCGTCGTCACCCACCCGAAGAGTGACCACGCCTACGAGAAGATCTGGGCCGACTCCGTCGCGGACCTCGCCGAGGCCAACGGGATCCGCACCCTGCTGCGTCAGCGTCCCGACGACGCGGAACTGCTGGCGGAGCTGAAAGAAGCCGACCTCGACCTGATCGTCGCCAACAACTGGCGCACCTGGCTGCCGCCCGAGATCTTCGAGATGCCGCGCCACGGCACGCTGAACGTCCACGACTCGCTGCTGCCCGCCTACGCCGGCTTCTCGCCGCTGATCTGGGCGCTCATCAACGGCGAGCCGGAAGTGGGGCTCACCGCCCACATGATGGACGCCGACCTCGACGCGGGCGACATCGTGCTGCAGCGTTCCGTCCCGGTGGGATCGAAGGACACGACCACCGATCTCTTCCACCGGACGGTCGATCTCATCGCGCCGATCACCACCGACGCCATCGAGCTCATCGAGAAGGGGGACTTCACCCCGGTCAAACAGGACCGGTCGAAGGCCAGCTTCTTCCACAAGCGCGCCCTCGAAGACAGTCTCATCGACTGGTCCTGGCCCGCCGACGAGATCGAGCGGCTGGTGCGCGCGCAGTCCGACCCGTATCCCAACGCCTTCACCTACCACCGCGGCAAGCAACTGCGTGTGGTCCGCTCCTCGGTGTCGACGGGTCTTTACGGCGGCACCCCGGGCCGGATCTTCATCCGTGAGGGTGAAGGCGTCGTGATCGTCGCCGGTCCCGAGTCGCGGCGCGGGCGGTCTCACGGGCTCCTCATCGAGCGTGTCCGGACCGAGGACGGCACCGAGCTGGCCGCGAACGAGTACTTCCGCACCATGGGCGGCTACCTCACCACTCGCCCCTGA
- a CDS encoding lysine N(6)-hydroxylase/L-ornithine N(5)-oxygenase family protein, with amino-acid sequence MARAVVGERVPVYDVVGVGFGPSNLALAIAVTEHNALPGAETVTAHFLERQVRFGWHRGMLIDNATMQVSFLKDLATMRNPTSSFSFLSYLHSKDRLVDFINHKNLFPLRIEFHDYFEWAAEKVDDLVSYGTEVLSVTPVFDGDEIVFFDVHARTGGELVNLRARNLVMGTGLRPNLPEGVTPGTRIWHNSEMLHRLEGMAAEEPRRFVVVGAGQSAAEVSALLHDQFPQAEVCAVFARYGYSPADDSAFANRIFDPEAVGRFYEAPEAVKERLMRYHGATNYSAVDIELIDELYRRVYREKVQGIERLKLINVSRPTEVIDTGSEVRVTIEALETGELTRLDADFVVYATGYSPADPTPLLGELASACLRDDEGRLRVERDYRIVTEPPLDGGIYLQGGTEHSHGITSSLLSNTAVRVGEILESIVDRRAADASRPEYAVSGTGPA; translated from the coding sequence ATGGCACGAGCAGTGGTCGGCGAACGGGTTCCGGTCTACGACGTGGTCGGGGTCGGGTTCGGACCGTCGAACCTGGCGCTCGCCATCGCCGTCACCGAACACAACGCGCTGCCCGGGGCCGAGACCGTCACGGCCCACTTCCTCGAGCGTCAGGTGCGTTTCGGCTGGCACCGCGGGATGTTGATCGACAACGCCACCATGCAGGTCTCCTTCCTCAAGGACCTGGCGACGATGCGGAACCCGACGAGTTCGTTCAGCTTCCTTTCGTATCTGCACAGCAAGGACCGGCTGGTCGATTTCATCAACCACAAGAACCTGTTCCCGTTGCGGATCGAGTTCCACGACTACTTCGAATGGGCGGCGGAAAAGGTCGACGACCTGGTTTCCTATGGCACCGAAGTGCTTTCGGTCACGCCGGTCTTCGACGGCGACGAGATCGTGTTCTTCGACGTTCACGCCCGCACCGGCGGTGAACTGGTGAATCTGCGTGCCCGCAATCTGGTGATGGGCACCGGGCTGCGGCCGAATCTCCCCGAAGGTGTGACGCCGGGCACTCGTATCTGGCACAACAGCGAGATGCTGCACCGCCTCGAGGGCATGGCCGCCGAGGAGCCGCGCCGGTTCGTCGTCGTCGGCGCCGGCCAGAGCGCGGCGGAGGTCAGCGCGCTGCTGCACGACCAATTCCCCCAGGCCGAGGTGTGCGCGGTGTTCGCGCGCTACGGCTACAGCCCGGCCGACGACAGCGCGTTCGCCAACCGGATCTTCGATCCCGAAGCGGTCGGGCGGTTCTACGAGGCACCGGAAGCGGTCAAGGAACGCTTGATGCGTTATCACGGCGCGACCAACTATTCGGCCGTGGACATCGAGCTGATCGACGAGCTGTACCGCCGCGTCTACCGCGAGAAGGTGCAGGGGATCGAGCGGCTCAAGCTGATCAACGTCTCCCGTCCCACCGAGGTCATCGACACCGGATCCGAGGTCCGGGTCACCATCGAGGCGCTGGAGACCGGGGAGCTGACCAGGCTCGACGCCGATTTCGTGGTGTACGCCACCGGGTACAGCCCGGCGGACCCGACGCCGCTGCTCGGCGAACTCGCCTCCGCCTGCCTGCGCGACGACGAGGGCAGGCTCCGCGTCGAACGCGACTACCGGATCGTCACCGAACCACCGCTGGACGGCGGGATCTACCTTCAGGGCGGCACCGAACACTCGCACGGCATCACGTCGTCGCTGCTGTCCAACACCGCCGTCCGGGTCGGCGAGATCCTGGAGTCCATTGTGGACCGGCGCGCCGCTGACGCGTCCCGGCCCGAGTACGCGGTGAGCGGCACCGGGCCCGCCTGA